The following coding sequences lie in one Labrus bergylta chromosome 13, fLabBer1.1, whole genome shotgun sequence genomic window:
- the zmym2 gene encoding zinc finger MYM-type protein 2 produces MDGESEPSPAVAEEAGEHVEPMGATPSPQQESTPPSEEAGEAVSMLTEDGATKEGGTEDNDDDDDVVLVGEEAPKPSATTLPNDTPSTDSPEPTADMSTASKTPRSPASSSITTAAAAAAPKPPTTEAEPIVIDDEEDSEQKDTSSSSPAHPGGSSTAHSPVALSSTEPDSEIRIASVTTLGSSSQEESATVFTVNTPPHPEDDQGDLNLMITSVTSLQSGEAAVTLEGESHAEENGLQISSAFSLNPDTPPGRLTASFNPGRGSGPMGQLVQNGDTGTHNRADSWISQSASVPRNQKQTGVDSPSPATSLPKPAGQSSSTTSSSGSQPQPRTVKVTCANCKKPLKKGQTAYQRKGSTHLFCSTTCLSAFSHKPAPKKSCTMCKKDITNMKGTIVAQVDSSESFQEFCSTGCLGAYENKQNPPKSGIKTKCTVCGKLTEIRHEVSFKTVTHKICSDTCFNVYRRANGLIMNCCEQCGDYLPSRASANHFLLVDGQQKRFCCHNCIREFKQVNSKLASCNTCKTLIKTGEVLHSIGAGGVMCSYCSVNCMNKAKLAPTTIINTEPTCHFCKRNSLPQYQATLPEGNILNFCSSQCVTKFQNATFQTATNGQSPNSTTNNTVQLKCNYCRGAFSLKPEILEWEDKAYQFCSKACCEDYKKLHCIVTFCEYCQEEKTLHETVKFSGVKKPFCSEGCKLLFKQDFIRRLGLKCVSCNHCNQLCKRGVTKQLGGMTRDFCSETCAKKFHDWYHKAARCDCCKVQGNLTESVMWRAEMKQFCDQECLLKFYCQQNEPIMVTQKGPENTTIGYQMQEAKLGTATQATSPYAGGGLMRDVKNKAVLCKPLTRTKATYCKPHMQSKLLQTDVDDGVKREYVPVPIPVPVFIPMPMNMYSQVTPTPVALPVPVPVPVFLPTTLQGAEQIVQTINDLKNKVASDSVEAGLISMAEMIMEDQKPDVKLVKVKRERGEGESSSSSSSSSSSEEEKEKKEKVKKEEKKEEEEEEEEEEEEEEEEEEDDDDDNKYEPDLDLEADFPQASDPAPVLEGMDEDMGFSLPPVLAEEKEEPEESVPRPQPRRLGNKRQAVEEESSNPASSSSSNPSGKPSEGRSLPLKARYGIYAWKRWAMSAPDKSHNAKAKDHSKTARSKSNLLSLSSEELNVALSRFVREVCRPSGERYSPDSILYLCLGIQQHLHAKGREDDLFSDPCYQTFGDELNKVLKDWQPSVLPDGSLWGRVEEQSLWSSRQLGEQSPSALLRSLVYLNTKYFGLRTVEQHLRLSFANVYGPDTVHPVTKETTVCIRVPSISQDHNVQTESRKRKRKSEDGDQDSERDDDSGGSTMRCPVKKHECHLYELYRSKCPALLQERLDVFYVQPDPAYSPEDPQWFSSTPLERRILESLLTRVLLVRDVYTDKQHLEEDEEEEDRGDAVGGE; encoded by the exons ATGGACGGGGAGTCAGAACCAAGCCCTGCCGTAGCAGAAGAGGCAGGGGAGCATGTGGAGCCCATGGGTGCAactccctctccccagcaagaGAGCACGCCCCCCTCAGAAGAGGCTGGGGAGGCGGTTTCCATGCTAACAGAAGATGGAGCAACAAAGGAGGGTGGCACAGAggacaatgatgatgatgatgatgtggttCTAGTAGGGGAGGAAGCCCCCAAGCCTTCTGCCACAACCCTTCCAAACGACACACCAAGCACAGACAGTCCCGAGCCGACTGCAGACATGTCTACGGCTTCCAAGACCCCCCGGTCCCCTGCGTCTTCCAGCAtaaccacagcagcagcagcagcagcgcctAAACCTCCAACCACAGAAGCAGAGCCCATTGTCATTGACGACGAGGAGGACTCTGAGCAGAAGgacacttcctcctcctcgccaGCACACCCTGGAGGCTCCTCCACCGCACACTCGCCGGTTGCACTCAGCAGCACCGAGCCGGATTCAGAGATCAGGATTGCCAGCGTCACCACATTGGGCTCCAGTAGCCAGGAAGAAAGCGCCACAGTCTTTACAGTAAACACTCCACCACATCCCGAAGATGACCAAGGAGACCTGAACCTGATGATAACATCGGTGACATCACTTCAGAGCGGGGAGGCGGCTGTCACATTG GAAGGTGAAAGCCATGCAGAGGAAAACGGTCTCCAGATCAGCAGCGCGTTCAGCCTGAATCCAGACACCCCACCTGGTCGACTGACGGCCTCCTTCAACCCTGGGCGGGGCTCAGGTCCCATGGGCCAGCTGGTACAGAATGGAGACACAGGGACGCACAATAGAGCAG ACTCGTGGATCTCTCAGTCGGCTTCGGTCCCCCGCAACCAGAAACAGACGGGGGTCGACTCTCCGTCACCAGCCACCTCCCTCCCTAAACCTGCGGGCCAGTCTTCCTCGACGACATCCTCCTCAGGCTCGCAGCCACAGCCAAGGACAGTCAAG GTGACCTGCGCTAACTGTAAAAAGCCTCTGAAGAAAGGACAAACAGCCTACCAGCGTAAAGGATCAACGCACCTGTTCTGCTCCACCACCTGCCTCTCTGCCTTCTCACACAAACCCGCCCCCAAGAAGAGCTGCACCATGTGCAAAAA aGACATCACAAACATGAAGGGTACCATCGTGGCCCAGGTGGACTCCAGCGAGTCGTTCCAGGAGTTCTGCAGCACGGGATGCCTCGGCGCGTACGAGAATAAGCAAAACCCACCGAAGTCGGGCATCAAAACCAAATGTACCGTCTGCGGCAAGCTCACAGAG ATCCGACACGAGGTCAGCTTTAAGACCGTGACCCACAAGATCTGCAGCGACACTTGTTTCAACGTTTACCGCAGAGCCAACGGGTTGATCATGAACTGCTGCGAGCAATGCGGAGACTACCTGCCCAGCAGAGCGTCAGCCAACCACTTCCTGCTGGTCGACGGCCAACAAAAACGCTTCTGCTGCCACAACTGCATCAGGGAGTTCAAGCAG GTCAACAGTAAACTAGCGAGCTGCAACACTTGTAAAACGCTAATAAAGACAGGCGAGGTGCTCCACAGCATCGGAGCGGGTGGCGTCATGTGCTCATACTGCTCCGTCAACTGCATGAACAAGGCCAAGCTGGCACCAACCACCATCATTA ACACAGAGCCCACATGTCACTTCTGCAAGAGGAACTCATTACCGCAGTACCAGGCCACGCTGCCAGAGGGAAACATCCTCAACTTCTGCAGCTCGCAATGTGTCACCAAGTTCCAG AATGCTACATTTCAAACAGCCACAAATGGACAGTCGCCCAACTCCACCACAAACAACACCGTCCAGCTGAAATGTAACTACTGCAGAGGAGCGTTCAGCCTGAAGCCTGAAATCCTGGAGTGGGAG GATAAAGCCTACCAGTTCTGTAGTAAGGCGTGCTGTGAGGACTACAAGAAGCTCCACTGCATCGTGACGTTCTGCGAGTACTGCCAAGAGGAGAAGACGCTTCATGAGACGGTTAAGTTCTCCGGGGTCAAGAAACCCTTCTGCAGCGAAG GTTGTAAGCTGTTATTTAAGCAGGATTTCATCAGGCGGCTGGGTCTGAAGTGTGTCAGCTGTAACCACTGTAACCAGCTCTGTAAGAGAGGTGTGACTAAGCAGCTCGGCGGCATGACGCGGGACTTTTGCAGCGAGACGTGTGCCAAGAAGTTCCACGACTGGTACCACAAG GCGGCGAGATGCGACTGCTGTAAGGTGCAGGGGAACCTGACAGAGTCTGTGATGTGGAGAGCGGAGATGAAGCAATTCTGTGACCAGGAGTGTCTGCTGAAGTTCTACTGCCAGCAGAACGAGCCCATCATGGTCACACAAAAAGGCCCCGAGAACACAACCATAG GGTATCAAATGCAAGAGGCAAAACTCGGG ACGGCGACTCAGGCTACTTCGCCGTACGCAGGCGGAGGTCTGATGAGAGACGTCAAGAATAAGGCGGTGCTCTGCAAGCCACTCACGAGGACCAAAGCTACTTACTGCAAACCACACATGCAGAGCAAACTTTTACAGACAG atGTAGATGATGGTGTGAAGAGGGAGTACGTCCCTGTACCCATACCTGTGCCTGTCTTCATCCCCATGCCCATGAATATGTATTCCCAGGTCACCCCCACTCCAGTCGCTCTGCCTGTACCG GTTCCtgtgcctgtgtttctgcctACCACCCTGCAGGGGGCAGAGCAGATCGTCCAGACCATCAACGACCTGAAAAACAAGGTGGCGTCTGACTCTGTGGAGGCCGGCCTGATCTCTATGGCTGAGATGATCATGGAGGACCAAAAACCAG ATGTGAAGCTGGTgaaggtgaagagagagagaggagaaggcgagtcttccagcagcagcagcagcagcagcagctcggaggaagaaaaagagaaaaaggagaaggtgaaaaaggaggagaaaaaagaagaagaagaagaagaagaagaagaagaggaggaggaggaggaggaggaggaggatgacgacGACGACAACAAGTATGAGCCGGACTTAGACCTGGAGGCCGACTTCCCTCAAG CCTCAGATCCTGCTCCAGTCCTGGAGGGAATGGACGAGGACATGGGTTTCTCTCTACCTCCTGTTCTggcagaggagaaggaggagccGGAGGAGTCTGTACCTCGACCGCAGCCACGAAGACTA gggAACAAGAGGCAGGCAGTAGAGGAGGAGAGCTCAAATCCGGCTTCGTCCTCTTCGTCGAATCCATCAGGAAAACCCTCAGAAGGACGGTCGCTGCCTCTTAAAGCTCGCTACGGCATCTACGCCTGGAAACGCTGGGCGATGTCTGCTCCTGACAAATCACACAACGCCAAAGCAAAGGATCACTCCAAAACAG CTCGGTCTAAAAGTAATCTTTTGTCGCTGAGTTCAGAGGAGCTGAATGTGGCTCTGTCCCGGTTTGTTAGGGAGGTCTGCAGGCCCAGTGGGGAGCGCTACTCTCCAGACAGCATCCTCTACCTCTGTCTGGGGATCCAGCAG CATCTTCATGCCAAAGGCCGGGAGGATGACCTGTTCAGTGACCCGTGTTACCAGACGTTTGGAGACGAGCTCAACAAAGTCCTGAAGGACTGGCAGCCCAGTGTGCTCCCTGATG GCTCGTTGTGGGGACGCGTGGAGGAGCAGAGTCTGTGGAGCAGCCGGCAGCTCGGGGAGCAGAGTCCTTCCGCTCTGCTGCGCTCTCTGGTTTACCTGAACACCAAATATTTCGGCCTGCGCACCGTGGAGCAGCACCTCCGCCTCTCCTTTGCCAATGTCTACGGCCCCGACACCGTCCATCCTGTCACCAAGGAGACCACCGTCTGCATCCGCGTGCCTTCCATCTCTCAGGATCACAATG TGCAAACAGAGTCGAGGAAGAGGAAGCGGAAGTCGGAGGACGGGGATCAGGACTCTGAGCGAGATGACGACTCGGGAGGCTCCACCATGCGCTGCCCGGTTAAGAAACACGAGTGTCACCTGTATGAGCTCTACAGATCCAAGTG CCCTGCGTTGCTGCAGGAGCGTTTGGATGTCTTCTACGTTCAGCCCGATCCAGCCTACAGTCCTGAAGATCCACAGTGGTTCAGCTCCACGCCGCTGGAGCGACGGATCCTGGAGAGCCTCCTCACCAGAGTCCTCCTGGTCAGGGACGTTTACACAGACAAGCAACACctggaggaagacgaggaggaagaggaccgGGGTGATGCAGTCGGGGGAGAGTAG